The Mycolicibacterium doricum genome includes a region encoding these proteins:
- a CDS encoding MarR family winged helix-turn-helix transcriptional regulator, which produces MNARPKGGSVNDRPTTEQVDAVLRASRALVGIAATSLAAVADVVTVPQWRVLMLVYTRGPMNLASVAADLDVNPSNASRACDRLTKAGLLDRRESEVDRRNITLTLTASGQGLVQQVTRQRRVAIERVLGNMPASARGRLADALARFAMAAGEATGDGPVVAALWPPTR; this is translated from the coding sequence ATGAACGCGAGGCCGAAGGGAGGCTCCGTGAACGATCGGCCCACTACCGAACAGGTCGACGCGGTTCTGCGGGCGTCGCGTGCGCTGGTGGGTATCGCCGCGACATCGCTGGCCGCTGTCGCCGATGTCGTGACCGTGCCGCAGTGGCGGGTACTCATGCTGGTCTACACCCGTGGGCCGATGAACCTGGCGTCGGTGGCGGCCGACCTGGACGTCAACCCGTCGAACGCCAGCCGCGCGTGTGACCGGTTGACCAAGGCCGGTCTCCTCGATCGGCGTGAGTCCGAAGTTGACCGGCGCAACATCACGCTGACGTTGACCGCATCCGGGCAGGGGTTGGTGCAGCAGGTGACCCGTCAGCGCCGGGTGGCCATCGAGAGAGTCTTGGGCAACATGCCGGCCAGCGCACGTGGGAGACTGGCTGACGCGCTGGCGAGGTTCGCCATGGCGGCCGGGGAAGCAACGGGCGACGGTCCCGTCGTCGCGGCTTTGTGGCCGCCGACTCGGTGA
- a CDS encoding SigB/SigF/SigG family RNA polymerase sigma factor, protein MTVTTEHRRPSNGPDIERLFERLANSADDLARARLRRRIITECLPIADHIACRFVGRGEPSDDLIQVARVGLIKTVDRYDPRKGDFLPFAAPTIRGEIRRHFRDNTWTVRVPRKVQETQLRVREAVNTLSQRLSRPPTSNELADELCVGSEEISDSQVAGTAYRPVSLDAPVGTAQDAEGDTVGSIHGADDPGYDRVEDLVLLQEAIGDLDPRRRAIVGMIFFDCLSQREVASRLHVSQVQISRLLNDALARLRLQINLDAAATPRVVGPFIGTV, encoded by the coding sequence TTGACCGTCACGACCGAACACCGCCGGCCGAGCAACGGCCCGGACATCGAACGGCTTTTCGAGCGACTGGCCAACAGCGCCGACGACCTTGCACGGGCACGGTTGCGGCGGCGCATCATCACCGAGTGCTTACCGATCGCCGACCACATCGCCTGTCGCTTCGTGGGCCGCGGCGAACCATCCGATGACCTGATCCAGGTGGCCCGGGTGGGCTTGATCAAGACCGTGGACCGGTACGACCCGCGCAAAGGCGACTTTTTGCCGTTCGCTGCGCCGACGATTCGCGGGGAGATCCGACGCCACTTCCGCGACAACACGTGGACGGTGCGGGTGCCGAGGAAAGTGCAGGAGACACAACTGCGCGTGCGTGAAGCGGTGAACACGCTGTCGCAGCGGCTCAGTCGTCCCCCCACGTCGAACGAGTTGGCGGACGAACTCTGCGTCGGCAGCGAGGAGATCTCTGATTCCCAGGTTGCCGGCACCGCGTATCGGCCGGTGTCACTCGACGCGCCGGTGGGCACCGCGCAGGACGCCGAAGGCGACACCGTCGGCTCGATACACGGAGCCGACGATCCCGGTTACGACAGGGTCGAAGACCTCGTCCTCCTCCAGGAGGCCATCGGCGACCTCGATCCCCGCCGGCGCGCGATCGTGGGCATGATCTTCTTCGACTGCCTCAGTCAACGGGAGGTGGCCAGTCGGCTCCATGTCTCCCAGGTACAGATCTCCCGCCTGCTCAACGACGCGCTGGCGCGCCTCCGACTGCAAATCAATCTCGACGCGGCGGCCACCCCGCGCGTCGTCGGCCCGTTCATCGGCACCGTCTGA
- a CDS encoding DUF421 domain-containing protein has translation MWFDDWGDLGRVVLAGVVAYTALIVVLRTSGKRTLAKLNAFDLVVTVAVGSTLATIFLNASVSIAEGVTALTLLAALQYFAAIIASRLSRGRALLTSKPSLLLAHGRFREDTMRRQRISQADVRQAIRASGQGSLSGVGAVILESDGSLSVISTDNLGDQSTLADVDSQVPSTR, from the coding sequence GTGTGGTTCGACGACTGGGGTGACCTGGGGCGCGTGGTCCTCGCCGGGGTGGTGGCTTACACGGCGTTGATCGTGGTGTTGCGCACTTCCGGCAAACGCACGCTCGCCAAACTAAACGCCTTCGACCTGGTGGTGACGGTCGCCGTCGGCTCGACATTGGCGACGATCTTTCTCAACGCCAGTGTGTCCATCGCCGAGGGGGTGACCGCACTGACGTTGCTGGCCGCCCTCCAATACTTCGCCGCCATCATCGCATCGCGGCTGAGTCGCGGCCGGGCGCTGCTGACCTCGAAACCGTCTCTCCTCCTGGCACACGGCCGCTTCCGCGAAGACACCATGCGCAGGCAACGCATCAGTCAGGCGGACGTTCGGCAAGCTATCCGTGCTTCTGGACAGGGCAGCCTCAGTGGCGTCGGTGCGGTGATCCTCGAGTCCGACGGTTCGCTCAGTGTCATCAGCACCGACAATCTCGGTGACCAGTCCACCTTGGCTGACGTCGACAGCCAGGTGCCCTCGACGCGGTGA
- a CDS encoding lipoprotein LpqH yields the protein MFIDGVDVGEQLRVRCEQVQWVWHVRTLRDEPGFRAQVQTGETVEPRALQIANLGNFTGSYWAGTVGAAAASIVEGTLMLTGTAEGYFHDSPKEDTTARFAIRTDC from the coding sequence GTGTTCATCGACGGCGTCGACGTAGGAGAGCAATTGCGCGTTCGATGCGAGCAGGTCCAGTGGGTGTGGCATGTCCGAACGCTGCGTGACGAACCGGGTTTCAGGGCTCAAGTGCAGACCGGGGAGACGGTTGAACCACGCGCCCTTCAAATCGCGAATCTCGGCAACTTCACCGGCAGTTACTGGGCGGGCACTGTGGGCGCCGCTGCCGCGTCGATTGTCGAAGGCACCTTGATGTTGACGGGTACCGCCGAGGGCTACTTCCACGACTCCCCGAAGGAGGACACCACAGCCCGGTTCGCGATACGCACTGACTGCTGA
- a CDS encoding polysaccharide pyruvyl transferase family protein: MAGWFSFFHGEATAGDLLAGDTVRTWLTQAGIPHDTVLSPVLGGPSLEDVDPSLYSHLVFVCGPAAGWQVEDLLIRFRHCTKLAVGVSVVATTPPGFDVLLARDGPTGDRPDLSLAARVPTLPPRVAIVRAHRQNEYPDARHDDVHRLIDEVIPALDVAVLEVDTRVDPRNLVGRRSVDVEAALAGVDAVVTTRMHGLVLALRHGVPAVAIDAVPGGAKVSRQAAVLGWPAVQTVDHVTTDWLATQVAWSLKPEAARAARDCALHGRRVLAEVHCQFLNEFTGVDR, encoded by the coding sequence GTGGCAGGGTGGTTCAGCTTTTTCCACGGCGAGGCCACCGCCGGTGACCTTTTGGCCGGTGACACGGTCCGCACTTGGCTGACCCAGGCGGGGATACCGCACGACACCGTCCTGTCACCCGTACTCGGCGGACCGTCGCTCGAGGACGTCGACCCGTCGCTGTACAGCCACCTGGTGTTCGTCTGTGGTCCGGCCGCCGGCTGGCAGGTCGAAGACCTCCTCATCCGCTTCCGACACTGCACCAAGCTGGCGGTGGGGGTTTCTGTCGTCGCCACCACACCGCCGGGGTTCGACGTCCTGCTCGCGCGGGACGGACCCACCGGCGACCGGCCGGATCTGTCTCTGGCAGCCCGTGTTCCGACACTTCCGCCTCGTGTGGCAATCGTGCGAGCACACCGCCAGAATGAGTATCCCGATGCCCGGCACGACGACGTCCATAGACTGATCGACGAGGTGATCCCCGCCCTCGATGTCGCCGTCCTCGAGGTGGACACCCGCGTCGACCCCAGAAACCTCGTAGGACGACGGAGCGTCGACGTCGAGGCCGCGCTGGCCGGCGTCGACGCTGTCGTCACCACGCGGATGCACGGCCTGGTCCTGGCGCTGCGCCACGGCGTGCCCGCGGTCGCGATCGATGCGGTCCCAGGGGGCGCGAAAGTCAGTCGACAGGCCGCGGTGCTGGGGTGGCCGGCGGTGCAGACGGTCGATCACGTCACCACAGATTGGCTCGCGACGCAGGTCGCCTGGTCGCTGAAGCCAGAGGCCGCCCGCGCCGCGCGTGACTGCGCGCTGCACGGCCGACGAGTGCTCGCGGAGGTCCATTGCCAATTTCTCAACGAGTTCACTGGTGTTGACCGATGA
- a CDS encoding FKBP-type peptidyl-prolyl cis-trans isomerase → MAAVNFSGRSCSLALVGCAAALVTTLSGCGSDSDDSAASTSAATTSFTADMPRPSAPLNSAAASTCPTAAPSSGGVPEWTLPGATGSVSVTGSTDAAAPTVEVQPPFSVTDTQVHTLKPGDGSVVADTAVVTVCYMGVNGRDGTVFDNSYERGEPVDFPLDGVVAGFQKAIAGQKVGSTVAVAMTSADGYPEGQPAAGIEPGDSLVFAIKILDASG, encoded by the coding sequence GTGGCGGCCGTGAACTTCTCTGGTAGGTCTTGTTCCCTCGCGCTCGTGGGCTGTGCGGCGGCGCTCGTCACGACCCTCTCCGGGTGTGGCAGCGATTCGGACGATTCTGCGGCGAGCACGTCCGCGGCGACCACCTCGTTTACGGCCGATATGCCCCGGCCATCGGCGCCCCTGAACTCGGCGGCGGCCAGTACCTGCCCGACCGCGGCGCCGTCGAGCGGCGGTGTCCCCGAGTGGACGCTCCCCGGCGCCACTGGCAGCGTCTCGGTCACCGGATCCACCGATGCCGCGGCGCCCACCGTCGAGGTGCAGCCTCCGTTCAGCGTGACCGACACCCAGGTGCACACGCTAAAGCCCGGGGACGGCTCGGTTGTCGCGGACACCGCAGTGGTCACCGTCTGCTACATGGGTGTCAACGGACGTGACGGCACGGTCTTCGACAACAGCTACGAACGCGGTGAACCGGTGGACTTCCCGCTCGACGGTGTGGTGGCGGGCTTTCAGAAAGCCATCGCCGGCCAGAAGGTGGGGTCGACCGTCGCGGTCGCCATGACCTCCGCCGACGGTTACCCCGAAGGTCAGCCCGCCGCGGGCATCGAGCCCGGCGACTCGCTGGTCTTCGCGATCAAGATCCTCGACGCGTCGGGATAA
- a CDS encoding DUF808 domain-containing protein yields the protein MSAGLFGLLDDVAALARLAAASVDDIGGAAGRATAKAAGVVVDDTAVTPQYVQGIAAERELPIIKRIAIGSLRNKLLFILPAALLLSQFVPWLLTPILMLGATYLCFEGAEKVWGRIRGHDSHEVPAALTGEDAERATVAGAIRTDLILSAEIMVIALNEVADQPFLPRLIILVVVAFLITAAVYGVVAGIVKMDDIGLSLAQRSSRFAQRVGRTLVAAMPKLLAALALIGTVAMLWVGGHILLVGTDELGWHTLYGLVHHAEESVHDTAGVVGGVLAWLVNTASSAVIGLIVGAVVVAVVHVLPFGRKGSGADSHTDSHTVEAKSEPADD from the coding sequence ATGAGCGCGGGTCTGTTCGGGCTTCTCGACGATGTGGCGGCGCTCGCACGGTTGGCAGCCGCGTCGGTGGACGACATCGGGGGCGCCGCCGGTCGTGCCACCGCCAAGGCCGCGGGTGTCGTCGTCGACGACACCGCCGTCACTCCGCAGTACGTGCAGGGGATCGCCGCCGAACGCGAGCTGCCGATCATCAAACGCATCGCGATCGGCTCGCTGCGCAACAAGCTGCTTTTCATCCTGCCCGCCGCCCTCCTACTCAGCCAGTTCGTGCCGTGGCTGCTGACCCCGATCCTCATGCTCGGCGCCACCTACCTGTGCTTCGAGGGAGCGGAGAAGGTGTGGGGCCGGATCCGCGGCCACGACAGCCACGAGGTGCCAGCCGCGTTGACGGGTGAGGACGCCGAGCGCGCGACGGTGGCGGGGGCGATCCGGACGGACTTGATCCTGTCGGCAGAGATCATGGTGATCGCCCTGAATGAGGTCGCCGACCAGCCGTTCCTGCCGAGGCTGATCATCCTGGTGGTCGTCGCGTTCCTCATCACGGCAGCCGTGTACGGCGTCGTCGCCGGAATCGTCAAGATGGACGACATCGGCCTGAGCCTCGCCCAGCGCTCCTCCCGGTTCGCCCAGCGGGTCGGCCGCACCCTGGTGGCCGCGATGCCCAAGCTGCTGGCCGCGCTCGCGCTCATAGGCACGGTCGCGATGCTGTGGGTGGGCGGCCACATCCTGTTGGTCGGCACCGACGAGCTGGGCTGGCACACCCTGTACGGACTGGTGCACCATGCCGAGGAGTCCGTGCACGATACGGCCGGCGTCGTCGGCGGTGTCCTCGCCTGGCTGGTCAACACCGCGTCGTCGGCGGTGATCGGCCTGATCGTGGGCGCCGTCGTGGTGGCCGTCGTGCATGTACTGCCGTTCGGGCGCAAGGGATCCGGCGCCGACTCCCATACTGACTCCCACACCGTCGAGGCGAAATCCGAACCGGCCGACGATTGA
- the ripD gene encoding NlpC/P60 family peptidoglycan-binding protein RipD, which produces MRRSYAVVICLVLSWATAGTANADLFPLPTRNQQAIDLVIARALSQRGVPFAYGGGNTAGPTLGNPAGNSSPAPAAPPPGVIPVDGTAAAIPIAGLPAAAPALTLPEPPRPQVVGFDASGLMVYAFAGAGLKIPRTSGDQYLVGRKVLPSQALPGDLIFYGPNGTQSVALFIGGGQMVEATDPGVQISPVRTDNMAPYLVRYID; this is translated from the coding sequence ATGAGGCGCAGCTACGCCGTCGTCATCTGTCTGGTGTTGTCGTGGGCGACAGCGGGCACCGCGAATGCGGATCTCTTCCCGCTGCCGACCCGCAACCAACAGGCCATCGACCTGGTGATTGCCCGGGCTCTGTCGCAGCGTGGGGTTCCGTTCGCGTACGGCGGCGGCAACACGGCGGGTCCGACCCTCGGCAACCCGGCGGGCAACAGCAGCCCCGCGCCGGCCGCCCCGCCGCCGGGGGTGATCCCGGTCGACGGCACCGCAGCCGCCATCCCGATCGCCGGCCTGCCCGCGGCCGCGCCGGCCCTCACGCTGCCCGAGCCGCCGCGGCCCCAGGTCGTCGGTTTCGACGCCTCGGGTCTGATGGTCTATGCCTTCGCCGGCGCCGGGCTCAAGATCCCACGGACCTCAGGCGACCAGTACCTCGTCGGCCGCAAGGTGCTGCCCTCGCAGGCGCTGCCCGGTGACCTGATCTTCTACGGCCCCAACGGCACCCAGAGCGTCGCTCTGTTCATCGGCGGCGGCCAGATGGTCGAGGCCACCGATCCAGGCGTGCAGATCTCTCCGGTTCGCACCGACAACATGGCGCCGTACCTGGTGCGCTACATCGACTGA
- a CDS encoding glycosyltransferase family 2 protein, whose product MSPDERVSVVVITHNRCKELDRTLCRLAEMPEKPRVVVVDNASSDGTADMVRSCHPGVTLLTPGTNLGAVGRNLGVHLSHTPYVAFCDDDTWYDPGALRHAADLLDAHPTLAVVTGSILVEPEGRLDDICREMAQSPLDRTPGIPGHPLLSFLAGVSIVRREAFLAAGGFSPKLWLGGEEELLASDIARAGWHMSYVPDVVAHHHASRLRDAHLRRRHGIRNTLWFTWLRRPLPSAAIRTVRLLRRLPRDRVTAGGIGDAVRGLPWVLRQRDPVPPYIERGYRQLEDMQLNGGARKYVS is encoded by the coding sequence GTGTCGCCCGACGAGCGCGTGAGCGTGGTGGTGATAACACACAACCGGTGCAAGGAGCTCGACCGGACGTTGTGCCGGCTGGCCGAGATGCCCGAGAAGCCCAGGGTCGTCGTCGTCGACAATGCGTCATCCGACGGCACCGCGGACATGGTGCGCTCATGTCACCCCGGCGTCACGCTGCTGACCCCGGGCACCAATCTTGGTGCGGTGGGCCGCAATCTGGGTGTGCACCTTTCTCACACGCCGTACGTCGCGTTCTGCGACGACGACACCTGGTATGACCCCGGAGCGCTCCGGCATGCCGCCGATCTCCTCGACGCCCATCCCACGCTGGCCGTGGTGACGGGCAGCATCCTGGTCGAGCCGGAAGGTCGGCTCGACGACATTTGTCGGGAGATGGCCCAGTCGCCGCTGGACCGCACGCCCGGCATCCCGGGACATCCACTGCTCAGCTTCCTCGCCGGCGTTTCGATCGTTCGCCGGGAGGCGTTCCTCGCCGCAGGCGGTTTCTCGCCAAAACTGTGGCTCGGCGGGGAGGAGGAGCTACTCGCCTCCGACATCGCGCGGGCTGGATGGCACATGAGTTACGTCCCCGATGTGGTGGCCCACCACCACGCCTCCCGCCTTCGTGACGCGCACCTCCGCCGACGCCACGGGATACGCAACACCCTGTGGTTCACGTGGCTGCGTCGACCGTTGCCGAGTGCCGCGATCCGCACCGTGCGCCTGCTGCGCCGCCTGCCTCGCGATCGGGTGACGGCAGGCGGCATCGGGGATGCGGTCCGTGGGCTGCCGTGGGTCTTACGGCAACGCGACCCGGTTCCCCCGTACATCGAACGGGGATACCGCCAGCTGGAGGACATGCAGCTCAACGGCGGGGCGCGCAAGT
- a CDS encoding alkaline phosphatase D family protein: MAHSDDRRTIPRRTLLRASLAGGLIIPTSAALQACGTPASGNSPTTTGLISNRPRLTHGVASGDPRADGALVWARADSPARMIVETSATESFSNPLRIEGPQLTPASDGTGRVRVTGLESGQTVHYRVTLEGPDGAKSEPVAGVFNTVSTQPKDIRFVWSGDVVGQGWGINRQGGMAIFGAMADRRPDFFVHSGDAIYADGPVPETQKQNDGNLYASITAPAKDHVAQTLDDFRGNYAYNLIDEHYRRFNATVPQVVQWDDHEVVNNWFPGESLAGQNRKGYGEIDVDKLAAYGYQAWREWQPVEPSEAADGRLHRKIPYGPLLDVFVLDMRSYKNPNPQAWAQSDDGGVLGREQTQWLIDGLKQSTAVWKVVANDLPISIVVPDASTSPVDGPKSMEAVAQGESGRPLGREIAFSRILSETKEVPNVVYITADVHYTAAIYYHPEQAGFTDFTPFWEFVSGPLNASAGPEGPLDGTFGARYEFVHAPKDGGTSPAQGFQHFGEITIAKDSRTLTVNLCESSGKSLYAKELLPA; this comes from the coding sequence ATGGCTCATTCCGACGACCGACGAACGATTCCGCGCCGTACCCTACTGAGGGCCTCACTGGCCGGCGGCTTGATCATTCCGACCTCGGCAGCGTTGCAGGCCTGCGGCACCCCGGCCAGCGGAAACTCCCCGACGACCACCGGCCTGATCAGCAACCGTCCCCGCCTCACCCACGGTGTCGCCAGCGGTGATCCGCGGGCCGACGGCGCGCTGGTATGGGCCCGCGCCGACTCCCCTGCTCGCATGATTGTCGAAACCTCGGCCACCGAATCGTTTTCGAACCCGCTCCGCATCGAAGGACCACAGCTGACCCCGGCGTCCGACGGCACCGGGCGGGTGCGTGTCACCGGCCTCGAATCGGGCCAGACAGTGCACTACCGGGTGACCCTCGAGGGTCCGGACGGCGCCAAGTCAGAACCCGTGGCCGGTGTCTTCAACACCGTTTCCACACAACCCAAGGACATCAGGTTCGTCTGGTCCGGCGATGTCGTCGGCCAGGGCTGGGGAATCAACCGCCAGGGCGGCATGGCGATCTTCGGCGCGATGGCTGACCGCCGACCCGACTTCTTCGTGCACTCCGGCGACGCCATCTACGCCGACGGACCGGTGCCCGAGACGCAGAAGCAGAACGACGGCAACCTGTACGCCAGCATCACCGCACCTGCCAAGGACCACGTGGCTCAGACGCTCGACGACTTCCGCGGCAACTACGCCTACAACCTCATCGACGAGCACTACCGCCGGTTCAATGCCACAGTCCCGCAAGTGGTTCAGTGGGACGACCACGAAGTCGTGAACAACTGGTTCCCCGGCGAGTCACTCGCCGGGCAGAACCGCAAGGGCTACGGTGAAATTGACGTGGACAAGCTGGCTGCGTACGGGTACCAGGCGTGGCGCGAGTGGCAGCCCGTCGAGCCGTCCGAGGCCGCCGATGGCCGACTTCATCGCAAGATTCCCTACGGCCCGCTGCTCGATGTTTTCGTCCTCGACATGCGCTCCTACAAGAACCCGAACCCGCAGGCGTGGGCACAGTCCGACGACGGCGGCGTGCTGGGGCGTGAACAGACGCAGTGGCTGATCGACGGGCTGAAGCAGTCGACGGCGGTGTGGAAAGTGGTGGCCAACGATCTGCCGATCAGCATCGTTGTGCCGGACGCGTCCACGAGTCCCGTCGACGGCCCAAAGTCGATGGAAGCGGTTGCGCAGGGTGAGAGCGGGCGTCCGCTGGGGCGCGAAATCGCGTTCTCCCGCATCCTGTCCGAGACCAAAGAGGTGCCGAACGTCGTCTACATCACCGCCGACGTGCATTACACCGCGGCGATCTACTACCACCCCGAGCAAGCCGGTTTCACCGACTTCACGCCGTTCTGGGAATTCGTGTCCGGACCGCTGAACGCCAGCGCGGGTCCGGAGGGCCCGCTCGACGGAACCTTCGGTGCCCGCTACGAGTTCGTCCACGCGCCGAAGGACGGCGGCACCTCCCCCGCCCAAGGCTTCCAGCACTTCGGCGAGATCACCATAGCCAAGGACTCGCGGACGTTGACGGTGAACCTTTGTGAATCCTCGGGAAAGTCGTTGTACGCCAAGGAGTTGTTGCCCGCATAG
- a CDS encoding RNA-binding S4 domain-containing protein: MESTRIDRWLWAVRLTKTRPDAAAACRGGHVRVNDRPAKPSTTVAPGDQVRALVGDRTRIVEVVRVIQKRVGAAAAVTCYLDRTPPMPKTAEIPLAVRDRGAGRPTKRDRRRLDRWLSGQ, from the coding sequence ATGGAGTCCACCCGCATCGACCGCTGGCTCTGGGCGGTCAGGCTGACCAAGACCCGGCCGGACGCCGCAGCGGCGTGTCGGGGCGGGCACGTGCGCGTCAACGACCGACCCGCGAAACCGTCGACGACGGTGGCCCCCGGCGACCAGGTGCGCGCCCTGGTCGGCGACCGGACGCGGATCGTCGAGGTCGTGCGGGTGATCCAGAAGAGAGTGGGTGCGGCCGCTGCGGTGACCTGCTATCTCGACCGCACGCCGCCGATGCCCAAAACCGCCGAGATCCCCCTGGCGGTGCGGGACCGCGGCGCGGGACGGCCGACCAAACGTGACCGTCGCAGGCTCGACAGGTGGCTCTCGGGGCAGTGA
- a CDS encoding DUF2254 domain-containing protein, with product MVPSRAGVSEAVRSRLWPIPMLALAVALACGIAMPELDEALGTRLPESVSSLLFGGGADAAREVLSAIAGSLITVTSLTFSLTLITLQLASSQYSPRLLRTFAADRVVQHTLALFLATFVYALTVLRTIRSNDESDDFVPQLSVTLAYLLTVLSVAALVLFLGHLVRQIRVETLLDQVRGDTIATAERVFRRRADVGAHPAMPTAESADMIESRSSGFLVEIDEDALLATATHHDIVLWVDRRVGSPLIAGVPAARCRSRSGDPLDEQTLGAVREQVSRALRTGAERTSAQDPEYGLRQLVDVVVRALSPGINDPTTAVHGLHSCTVALSHLLDYELGPQVLTDDQHRARVVVTRPTFGDLLELVCFQPRLYGADDPAVLQALMSSLRDLAWRATTPDQRATLAQQAERLRQHHGENETMDAERMDALHREVLSALERSPGPPEAGS from the coding sequence ATGGTGCCTAGCCGCGCCGGTGTCTCCGAGGCCGTGCGCTCGCGGTTGTGGCCCATACCCATGCTCGCCTTGGCGGTCGCCCTGGCCTGCGGGATCGCCATGCCCGAACTGGACGAGGCGCTCGGCACCCGGTTACCGGAATCGGTGTCGAGTCTGCTGTTCGGCGGCGGCGCCGATGCCGCTCGGGAGGTGCTCAGCGCGATCGCGGGATCGCTCATCACCGTCACCTCGCTGACCTTCTCCCTCACGTTGATCACCCTGCAGTTGGCCAGCAGCCAGTACTCTCCCCGACTGCTGCGGACCTTCGCCGCCGACCGCGTCGTCCAGCACACGTTGGCTCTGTTCCTCGCGACATTCGTGTACGCGCTGACGGTGTTGCGCACGATTCGCAGCAACGACGAGTCCGACGACTTCGTCCCCCAGCTGTCGGTCACGCTGGCTTACCTGCTCACCGTCCTCAGCGTCGCTGCGCTCGTGCTGTTCCTGGGGCATCTAGTCCGGCAGATCCGCGTCGAGACCCTCCTGGACCAGGTCCGTGGTGACACGATCGCCACCGCCGAACGGGTGTTCCGGCGTCGCGCGGACGTCGGGGCGCACCCGGCGATGCCCACCGCGGAATCCGCGGACATGATCGAGTCGCGGTCCTCCGGGTTCCTCGTCGAGATCGACGAGGACGCACTTCTCGCGACGGCCACTCACCACGACATCGTCCTATGGGTGGACCGGCGTGTCGGCAGCCCGTTGATCGCCGGCGTCCCCGCCGCCCGGTGCCGTTCCCGGTCAGGAGACCCGCTCGACGAGCAAACTCTCGGCGCGGTGCGCGAACAGGTGTCCCGCGCACTGCGCACCGGAGCCGAACGGACGAGCGCCCAAGATCCCGAGTATGGGCTGCGCCAGTTGGTCGACGTAGTCGTGCGCGCGCTCTCCCCGGGAATCAACGACCCGACCACCGCAGTGCACGGGCTGCACTCCTGCACCGTGGCCTTGTCCCACCTACTCGACTACGAATTGGGTCCCCAGGTTCTCACCGACGACCAACACCGAGCCCGCGTCGTGGTCACCCGACCGACATTCGGCGATCTCCTGGAACTGGTGTGCTTCCAGCCGCGACTCTATGGTGCCGATGACCCCGCGGTGTTGCAGGCCCTGATGTCGTCGCTGCGCGACCTCGCCTGGCGGGCGACGACACCTGACCAGCGGGCAACACTGGCCCAGCAGGCCGAACGGCTGCGCCAACACCACGGTGAGAACGAAACGATGGACGCCGAACGCATGGACGCCCTGCACCGAGAGGTGCTCTCAGCACTCGAACGGTCACCCGGCCCCCCTGAGGCGGGATCCTGA
- a CDS encoding FkbM family methyltransferase: MILDLRSGTEWLPYYSGEFDDRRIRVARELMRRRSGIAVDAGANIGLWTVPLALEAAELNRRVIAVEPVPVNTRRLVQNLRLNRVDEFVDVRQVALSDTSGRTTMTLREDFLGGAQTGNAAVFVDDGADDSWSRTEVATRTLDEVLDDLGKPPVSVLKIDVEGHEDRLLAGAQTTVSQNRPIVFAEWNAVYYSRRGIDVTKATAPLLRAWDYRCLRRVRQHTWIVDDLFRSRLPLEDVVLVPEEDAAEVVDLMHRVVGDGR; this comes from the coding sequence ATGATCCTGGATCTTCGCTCCGGCACTGAATGGCTGCCCTACTACTCCGGCGAATTCGACGATCGGCGAATCCGCGTGGCGCGCGAGCTGATGCGTCGCCGTTCGGGTATCGCCGTGGACGCCGGCGCGAACATCGGGTTGTGGACTGTGCCGCTGGCGCTCGAGGCGGCCGAGTTGAATCGCCGCGTGATCGCCGTCGAACCGGTCCCCGTCAACACGCGACGCCTGGTACAGAATCTACGGCTCAATCGAGTCGACGAGTTCGTTGACGTCAGGCAGGTTGCGCTCTCCGACACCAGTGGGCGAACGACCATGACGTTGCGTGAGGATTTCCTCGGCGGTGCCCAGACAGGCAATGCCGCAGTGTTCGTCGACGACGGAGCCGATGACTCATGGTCCCGGACAGAGGTTGCCACACGAACACTGGACGAGGTGCTCGACGACCTCGGCAAACCACCGGTAAGCGTCCTCAAGATCGACGTGGAGGGCCACGAGGACCGCCTCCTCGCCGGCGCGCAGACAACCGTCTCGCAGAACCGGCCGATCGTCTTCGCCGAATGGAACGCGGTGTATTACTCCCGACGGGGGATCGACGTGACGAAGGCGACCGCTCCACTCCTTCGGGCCTGGGACTACCGGTGCCTCCGCCGCGTGCGACAGCACACCTGGATCGTCGACGATCTGTTCAGGAGCCGATTGCCGCTCGAGGACGTCGTTCTGGTTCCCGAGGAGGATGCGGCCGAGGTTGTCGACCTGATGCACCGGGTTGTCGGTGATGGCAGGTGA